A single window of Synechococcus sp. CBW1004 DNA harbors:
- a CDS encoding 3-methyl-2-oxobutanoate hydroxymethyltransferase, which produces MRPADLQLRKQEGRPISVLTAWDALSAAVVAEAGADALLVGDSLAMTVLGHGTTLPVTLDEMLHHTRAVGRGLEAWALQRLRHPDPPATAEERADALVRRPLPRTPLLICDLPFLAYQCSADEALAAAGRVLKESPAAAVKLEGAEPETLAVIDRMVRSGIPVMGHLGLTPQSVHQLGYRRQARDPLAQERLRRQAERLEAVGCFSLVLEHVPSTLALEVSRSLRIPVIGIGAGDGCDGQVRVTADLLGLTERQPPFSPPLLEGRALATTALRQWISGLSAVAPPTRPEAHAAPRC; this is translated from the coding sequence ATGCGTCCCGCCGATCTACAGCTCCGGAAGCAGGAGGGGCGGCCGATCTCGGTGCTCACCGCCTGGGACGCCCTCTCCGCCGCCGTGGTGGCTGAGGCCGGAGCTGATGCGCTTCTGGTGGGGGACTCCCTGGCGATGACGGTTCTCGGCCATGGCACCACCTTGCCGGTGACCCTCGACGAGATGCTGCATCACACCCGCGCCGTCGGGCGGGGTCTTGAGGCCTGGGCCCTGCAGCGGTTGCGCCACCCTGATCCGCCCGCGACCGCAGAGGAGCGTGCCGATGCGCTGGTTCGTCGGCCGCTGCCGCGCACGCCGCTGCTGATCTGTGATCTGCCCTTTCTCGCCTATCAGTGCAGCGCCGATGAGGCCCTGGCCGCTGCCGGACGGGTGCTGAAGGAGTCCCCTGCGGCAGCGGTGAAGCTCGAAGGCGCTGAACCCGAGACCCTGGCGGTGATCGACCGCATGGTGCGCAGCGGCATTCCGGTGATGGGGCACCTCGGTCTGACTCCTCAGTCGGTGCATCAGCTCGGCTACCGCCGCCAGGCCCGCGACCCATTGGCCCAGGAGCGCCTGCGGCGGCAGGCGGAGCGCCTGGAGGCCGTGGGTTGCTTCTCCCTGGTGCTCGAGCATGTGCCCTCCACGCTGGCGCTGGAGGTGAGCCGCAGCCTGCGGATCCCGGTGATCGGCATCGGCGCCGGCGACGGCTGCGACGGGCAGGTGCGTGTCACGGCCGACCTGCTCGGTCTGACGGAGCGCCAGCCTCCCTTCTCGCCGCCACTGCTCGAGGGTCGCGCTCTGGCGACCACGGCACTGCGTCAGTGGATCAGCGGCCTGTCGGCTGTCGCTCCTCCCACCAGACCAGAAGCTCACGCAGCACCGCGTTGCTGA